One Salvia miltiorrhiza cultivar Shanhuang (shh) chromosome 6, IMPLAD_Smil_shh, whole genome shotgun sequence genomic window, TCAAAAACAGCAGAATTGATCAACTGAAGGAATTCAGCAATTGGGATCAGATCAAGGCTCCTGGTCTCAACTCCTCTATGTCGATGAGCGACCTAGTGAGCCATCTCGAGAATAGGATATTAGAACAGGGTACATCTGACAATCCTACTCTCTCGAGTGAGGAATGGGAGAGCCTTCAAATCTTGGATGGCATAAAACGGTGCTTGTTTAGTGAAACTCAGCACTTGCCAGCCTCGGATGAGAAATCACTCATGTCCAGGGTCGATTCTCTTTGCTGCCTCCTTCAGAAAGATGCCCCAGCAGGTTCCAGCAGCGTGCAGCTTAAAAGGGACAACAACCTTAATCTGTCATTGATGCAAAAGGGAGATGAATCGAGTAGTGATGGCTCGCTGTCTACGGAAAAGAAGGCTGGAGTTGGTAACGTCCATAACGAGGAACCTGAAGATGTCTCTGGCCCCAACCAGGCGTCGTCCATGTCAAGGAAAGACTCGGTTGGAGAGCTGCTGCTTAATCTCCCTAGGATAGCTTCTCTACCACAGTTCTTGTTCAACATTTCTGAAGACTACGAAAACCAAGCTAGATGAGTCGGAGGCCGGGGGTGCGCGTGTCTGGGTAATTTGTACATGGGTGTAGTTGTATGTTTGGTGTCAACATTTGTGTAGTTTGAGGATTCGGAAATTAAGATTGATGATGAATCCtgtaattatttatgttttgaaGTTGGTATCATATTTCTGCTTTTGTTTCTTGTTATGATAATCATCCTGCTCAAAATCTGTACTTTGCTCATATCCTACTATGATACTCGTATACTGTAAGAACATTAAATCAATGTCCAATAAAATGTGTATGGTGGTAGGGGGTGTGGCTCTTCCTTCTGTATCATTTTGTTTTTTTCGTTGGGTGGTGGTTTTcatttctttaattattttctttaaataTAACTACCAAAGAATCAAGGTTTTTTTGGAATAAGCCAAGTTATCTTAAAATTTGTCTTTCCAATTAAATATTTGtacatattatataaatatatactccgtctatatatatatatatatatatacacgttcACAAAAAAACTTTGTATTCAATTTTTAGATTATACCCACTATTTATATAtagcatttatttttatattttatattttcactacttttagtattaattataatatttttttcaccaTTCTAATATACTCGACGACTTCTTCCTAATAAGTTTTTATCATGGACAAAGAGAGTATATGTTACgtcatataagtacattttattattattattaggggtAATGGCCTATAAATACTcaactttttcaattttctggttttgcACCCCAAATTTAAAATCTGCCTATAAATATCTAAACTTTGTAtcttttctgattttgcactcAACGAATTTTTACCCCCAAACCGTTGCTAACAAGGCAGTCGGATTCTAAATTCACATTGAcaaaaaatttatctttttcaTTATGTACTTCAAACTTCCCTCTCAATCCGACTGCTATGTCAGCAACGATTTATAGGTAAAAATTCAtcgggtgcaaaatcagaaagaatacaaagttcgggtatttataggcaaattttaaatttgtggtgcaaaaccagaaaatgaaaaaatttcGAGTATTGACAGACCAATGGcaatacttattattattattattattattattattattattattattattattatctagatTGATAGGTTTgcacaatatttatttttcctaACCAGAAAATAAAGACAATAACATTATGTGCTCCTCTTAATTTCAACGAAATAACATGTATAAAACATCATATAGAAAAACATTGTCCCAAGAATTGCTAAATTAACAACTTAGAACAAACTGTATACACATGGACAAATGTAGAGATACACATTCAACACTGGCAAATACCTCATCTCTCTTCACTCTTCAGTCTTacaccttttcttttctttttttgataaaagTCTTACACCTTTTCTATTAGtacaatattttcttaaaacatatACAAAAGAACAgagcacatatatatatatatgaccaaacaaaataaaataaaatttatgagTCTGCCTGTGTCTCTTGATCCTCTACTGCTTCATTCTCCTGCAACATGTCCATGAGCATCGTTATCTGGCTCTGCAGCATCGTGTTTTGTCTTTCCACGTCTGCCCGTTTGCTCCGTTCATCGAGCAGCTGCAGCTGTAGGTGCTCCAGGCATCGCGCGTCCTCTTCCAACTGCTCGTTCAGCCCATCAATTTCCCTATCCTGCACACATTGTACCAAACCAACTTTCATGTTCGGTCACTCAAGGTATGGAACGAGAGTCGAAGGCCTTAAATTTACTCGAGAACACCACCTTCCGGTTCATTTCCTGCACTGCGATCCTCCGCATGCTCTCCACAACATCCACGTTCACTAGCTTCCGCTTCTTCCCGATCAGCCACCCCTTTGGATAGCTCGCTGATTCGAAGTCCGGAGGCGGGAGTAGGGATTCTGCAGAAGGTCGTTTCCCGTTTGCGTTGATCACCGGTTCCAGTGGTTCGAATAGAGCCTTGCGTTTCTCTGAGAGGCTGTTCAGTTCTTCCTGCAGCTTGTCCTCTGCTGACAACTCGGGTTGTTTCTCCGGGGTTTTGTCACTACTCAAACCATCTAACGTCTCGTTTGTGTTCTTCACACTGCCTGTAGGGACAGTGATCATGAAGCATGAATCATAGGAGCAGTTCAGTTGATTAGTTCCCCTCAACGAGGGAAGGCTAGCGACgaaatttataaaatgcaaTCCTTCAAATGCTCGATCCTATGTATTCACAATCCAATCCACGTACAAAGTAAACGCCCTACCAAAGCTCAGCCCTCTTTTCAAACAGAAATGAGTACATTATGTAGTCTAGAACTGAAGACAAGTTTGTATCAGAGACGAGATACGCTCCTAGTTTCAGCACCGTGTAAGCAAACGAGTTCCCCTAGTTTCCTATATGCTTTGCTAGAACAAAAGAGCAATAGATCAACTACTCTGTAAAAACCGTGTAAGCAAACGAGTTGCCCTAGACGTGGATAACTTGAAAGCACTATCATACTCCGCGACATAGTTTACAAACAAGAAAAGCAATCAAACAATGAATACAATTATACAAGACAATACGGATTCCACAAGTTtccctttttcttcttcttcttcttcgttgtGTTCCCTAGATTATCGGATAAGCTTCTCGAGTGCCCCATTGAAGAAACAGAGGTGATTGGCTGTGTGAAGAAAGGTGTTTTGGGTAAGGTGAAGTGGTTCAATCAGAAGGAGTGAAAGTAAAGCAACATTTACATGGGGTCGGATTCGGATGCGAACATCATCCATTGCAGACAAAATGGCTCATCATTGAGGAGGTTATAACTAATCACAAATATTTTGGTGAAAATTTCCATCTACTGATAACTGATTTCCATGTAAATGAAAAGTCTCAAGAAAGTCATAAAGTTTCCTTCATGTTGAATTTGGACTTGATCATTAAGCATATATTGATTGCTTCAAACAATATCTCTGTTCAAACTTGATCAACAAGCACTAATTGACTGCAGATTTGAGTGAATAAATATGTAAGGTGTTGCAACAGCTAATTCAAGAAGTCGCCGCTTGCTAAATTCTTCAGCTGATTTAGTCAAATCTAAAGaaattgatctctctctctctctctctctctctctctctctctctcttcaacaGGGCAAATAATTGAAGCAAGACTCCATCTTCAAGAACCCCAGAGCCCCAATTAAAATATGTAATCAAAAAATTATGCATGCAAATAAACAAGAAGAGATTAGAAGAAGACAATGCATTTTGACAGTAATTGAGCAACAAAACATGAAGCAGAAAATTCAAGAATAGGAGGAAAAGAGCAGAGGTGTTTACCAGCTAATCTTTTCCTAGATTTCCAGAGAACCGGAGCAGAAGAAACCGGAGAGAATAATCCGTTGAGACTTCCCCCCTTATTTGGCGCTGCTGCTTCTCCCATAACTCGAAGATCCACACACACAACAACACTAGTTTTTCAACAACTCAGCATCGGGATTTTCTTGCCCACAAAAATATTTCTGGCTGGTTTTCTTCGTACAGCAACTTTCAAGAAATGATGCAGGgaattgtagagagagagagagagagagaggggtgaaATGGGATATTGTTTGACGGCATCATCAAAGGTTGTTTGGACGGTTGGGATTTGTCGCTTTGGTAGTTGCCTCGTTTCGTGTACCTCTTTCTTGTTTCGGtcccatttttattttacagAGTTTATTCAcgtttccttttcttttttttaaacccACATTTGCCATATAATTCAACCCTTAAATTGCCCCatttattattgaataataAGTTCATGTATGGTAGTACTTctaattttaaatagttaatatttaagtaatttaagaTTATTTATGTATTGAGTATATTATAATCGGGGGTATCATACAATCGAGTTGATCCGTATTCataataatgttatttatatggTTCGGGTCAGGATTTTGGTGTGAGTGCaatccgattgtacggtacacccgattgTACCCAATACCAGCTCTATTATTAATCAAGAGGATTTGAGATTATATCcgtgtgttggtcaagcggtagacctttcaataataataataataataataataataataataataataataataataataataataataataataataataataatgataaagGAGTTTGAATCTACCATTacacggtctttaaatttcgttatttaatactcttttaaaaaaagagtctggaacaaaaacaaaattctctcttttttactattttaaaaaaaataattttattttacctctgagataattaattttaatgataCAATAATTACTTATCACTAATTATCGTATTACTTATTTTACTTTGGGGCATTGCCCGTAAATTCTCgaactttttctattttctgattttgcatcccaactttaaaatctgcctataaatacttgaaatttatatttttcttttaattttgcACCCGACGAATTTTATCCCTAAATCGTTGTTGACATGACAGTCGAATTGagaaaaaaagtgtgaagtGCATGATGAGGctgataaatttattatcaaTATGGGATCTAGAACAtgtaattataaattttgagaTGTCAATTTCTTTGCCATGTCAGCAACAATTTGTGAATAAAAATTCAtcgggtgcaaaatcagaaagaatacaAAATTGAGATATTTATAGACAGATTTTAAAGTTGGAATGCAAaactataaaatgaaaaaaattcgaatatttacAGGCCAATGTTCCTTTTACTTTAataatcaatttattttaaaacttgaatacCAAACAAATCGGTAAACTATTTACGGCTGGAAAATTGAAGGAGTATATCCAACGGTTTATTCATTATCTTCCGTGGGGACTAAATTACTCTTTTGCCCTTGAAGAAACACAGAAATTTCTGATGTGTGATTAAAGAATTTTTATTGAGGATTAAATTATAGTTGGAGCTATGTTATAGGTGTTGGTTGGGGCTTCATGCAACCTCAAACTCATCAAACATTGAAACATGGCCTACTCACTTAATTGCCACGTCTTTTCTTGTAAGAAACTACTCCCATGCAACTTAAATTTATTTGGATCTTCAACCAAGCATCACAAAGAGCCACCACACCCACTACTCTCTACATAAATTTTATGGTTAtaacaaattttaaatataatttattagatTAATAAATTGTAATTAAAACTTTATTTAGTTATTAATTACTAATACATAATCAAATCTTAAAACATAATTGTCACGTATGTGGCCTTCCAATGATTTTGATTGAACGCACAAATATCGTCGGTTTATAATACCTAGAGAAGTTAGTGGAAGAAATTGAGCGAAAACAAAATTTATTAACATACTTTAAAAaggttatttttaattttaaaattaagagataattttgttattataataaattattttttttctttatcttcttatttttttaattttttttcttcttctaaaattgtaaaattcaattaattataaaatatttgatatgcatagcAAATTGTCTAATTGCGTTTTCTTAAAACTAAATTTTAGTTGTTTTGTggtttatttgttattttattgtagCACCTTTAACtagagctaattgttaaaatatgaTCGTAATTTTAAGTGTTTTCAGAAAAAGGATTATATGTTtcgaaatttaaaaatgaggATTATATGTTatagaatttgaaaatgaggactataccttccattttttacatttacactcctattttGGACAATGATAGAAGCtatatagtcctcattttaaTGTGTTcaataggagtgtaaatgtaaaaaatggaagctatagtcctcattttcaaattctgtaACATATAATCCTCATTTTTAAATTCCACAACATATAGTTCTCTTTttgaaaaacattaaaaattacagtcctattttaacaattagctcccCCTAACGATcacaataaaaatcaaataggtctttaacACTCTATTTTGTGCAACTAAATAACTTATGTTCATAAATTGGGATAAATATATTCCCAACATTCACAAATTGGGACAACTAAATTCCTCGTCTAATAGCTGTGAACCTTAGAGTACCTATTTGATTTTTGCTACTTAACCTTAAAACAAAGGGGTTAATTAGGctaaaaaatacacgaattttgataaaaaaaaaaaaattcaattttcacttgaactttaaattaaataaaaaaaatacacgaatttacattttagttgcaattttcacctgaatttGACTTTCGACGAAATTGAAACATAATTGgcagtcgaaattaagtcaaatatattaattatcacCTTCAAAAACCttcgagcttctaaatactctTCATTATCAGAAGCTAGACCAATATCAAGTGAACTTTCGATTtccaattaagctctaatttcgccgAAATTCAAACTCGTGTAAAAATTGcaactaaaatataacctaATGTAGTTTTTGgtttaattaaaagtttaggtgaaaattacaatttttatcAAAGTTTGTGTATCTTTTAATCATAATCCCGAAAGTAAATAATAAATttcagtctgttggtaagacgcttctcccccaaccaataggtcggggggttcgagtcaccctagaagctagagtgtgagtggatTTTTTCCTTTCTTCGGTTGTAGCaaagtttttgaaatttttttttttttcagaaaatcTTAGTCCATTCATCCAAGAAACATGTTCCCAATGGGAGTAAAGAAAATCAAGTTGTGTATTTGGTGAGTGAAAAAAGAAATCCACAAATTAGAAAAAAGTGATGATAGTTAATGAGATTATTTCTAAAAAGTGTGGATCCATTAATAGCAATATgtatgtaaatatatgaaaattgtaAGAGTGATAGTGAAGTTATTTTCAAAAATGCACTAGGAAGATATTTTAATGGATGAATGCAACATATATTtcttgtggaaaaaaaatatattttcaataaaatacaataaaaatctattttagtttttttaaaagaaaaaaaatctaaatttaaATATAGTTTGTTcaccaagtaaaaaaaatagttttcaTATTCGAACAAACTCGTTAATATTGGAATATTGTTCGATAAATAAAAGTCGAACTGGACTTAATAGTAAAtgaatgaaattttaatatGACAATATTTGAGTGGGCTGAATATCACCCTTAGTCCCATGAAGAACAACTGTTTCAAAAGCCCAATAATCAAGCAATTGATAACCCAATACAAATTAATACGGGCCTAGTATTACTACAAACATTGAGAATACAATGGGCCATAAACAATTAGACAAAGTCAAATTCGAGAAGCTCAATTTAGCCTACAAATTAGAAATGGTTGATCCAATgatgtacttcctccgtcccgcgaatcttgggtcaattcttttcggcacaaaaattaagaaaatactactccctccgtccgccaagattatgtaaaaattactatatttggcgtccgccaagattatgtcactttccttttatggcaatggccccaccatcctctttaatattttatccttactaacactatttatttacaaaaaactcactcaAAATTCAAAGATTAACCACACatttcataaagtggtgggaccctttcttcactacatcaaaatcatcaccaattttattaaatcctgtgcccaagcaattttacataattttggcggacggagggagtagtatttagtgtgttaagtgtggtaggtaaaaaaatgaaaaggtgaataaagtttgttttttttttttttttttttaaaagaaatgactcaagattcatgggacgaccgaaaaagaaaagtgactcATGATTCGTGGGACGGTGGGAGTACCTTTTATTGAGAAGAGTTAACAATTACCCAATAAAACGATTTAGTCAACAATTGAATTAGATGTTAATATAGTAGTGATCGAATTTCATCATTGTTTTAAGacgtggtcttgggtacaatgGGTGTATTGACAATTGGGTTGATTCGCACTCAGATCTTGACTCGCATCCTGATCCAAATTATGTAAATGatattattcggttatacaaatgtcattgcctgtaattgacactattttattatacacatggcactgcgtataaatgatactataacattgtaaatgttATTGTGTATAACTGAtactattcaaaaatataaattacacttcctgtaattgacactataaaattataaatgacattataatattttaaatgacatttgacattataacattttaaaatattacaatgttatttatataaccgaataatgtcaattataggcagtgttatttgtataatcaaatattgtcatttacacgatttgagtcagaATGTGAGTTCAAATCAGGATAAGAGTTAGGGTTTGAATGCAGGTCAATCCGATTGAACGATACACCATATTGTACCCAAATTTTTGAATTGTTTTAGTTTAAACGTGGGTTAACTTTTACAAAGTCAATCAATGCAAACTACATTGAAAatactgaaaattgaaaatgtaattggaaattaaaattaaacatgatgaaataaaataatatcgTAGTTTGCACGCCTGACCTTCAATTTCTTTATTCATAACTCTCCCAATTAAAACAATGTCATTTTAATTCTAAATATTAGTAGTAATTTCCCCATTTTGCAGGACTACTATCCGCACGCAAGTCAGATTAAACTCAAAATCAATCATAAAAATGAGTCTTTGTGTGTGCTTTAACTTTGCCACTTGAATTAAGCGTAATTACTCCCATTCAACCTTTATACTATGTTTATTGTACATATTTTGAAAATTCCCATTAATTTgtaacataaattttaatttaattacgcTATATATTTATGGCAGCTGTTATCAAACAAGGTGAGTGCAGTATCTAGTGATAAATCTTTTTTTGGAGTAAATCTAGTGATAAACCTAATGTGGGGCATGGAGAAATTATTAAAGGTAACCCAAGACATAATTAATCCCACATATTAAAGTGTATTATGTTCCCCACTTTTCATATTGCTACATATTTTCTTGTCTGTTTCCCCATTCCTTATTTTAATACTAATTACTATAAATTATGTGTACATTTATATATGGATGATCATATGCTACACCTATTTGTGAGCAGCACTTACATGAAAGtccatatattttttattctattatatttttttttctttttaaaatccCATAAACTACACAAACAttcaaatttacaaattacCTACAACTcaaaacttatttttattttattttattcctcTCTTTAATgttaaagagagaaaaaataaatcaaactttgaattttatacaatttgtaaatttgatgattatgatattaattaatgTACTCGCAGTAAGTGCTTATATAAATTCTGTGTACGTCGCATATATAATGAAACCTAATGTCATATATAAGTATAATATACATATTAAGATATATGGTATGCTACCTACCTATTGTGAGCATTGTTCACGTTTAGTCCAGTACTTAagtatttttgttttgttttgtatatttattttgattctaatatatgaattattattgacatcactaattttataaattcataaaaatcaaagttagatttattcttttaatcaatttatttgAGGCAAAAGAGAAAAGGAATTACCATGCTTTAATTTTTAagtaatttatgaaattaatatGCTTATTTTGCATATATTGTGGACCATATGCTTGCTAGTGCTAAATTATTTCTGTCCACATAG contains:
- the LOC130988033 gene encoding protein HEADING DATE REPRESSOR 1, translated to MGEAAAPNKGGSLNGLFSPVSSAPVLWKSRKRLAGSVKNTNETLDGLSSDKTPEKQPELSAEDKLQEELNSLSEKRKALFEPLEPVINANGKRPSAESLLPPPDFESASYPKGWLIGKKRKLVNVDVVESMRRIAVQEMNRKDREIDGLNEQLEEDARCLEHLQLQLLDERSKRADVERQNTMLQSQITMLMDMLQENEAVEDQETQADS